The Manihot esculenta cultivar AM560-2 chromosome 8, M.esculenta_v8, whole genome shotgun sequence genomic interval TCTCTTATAATGCAAATGCTTGGTAAACATTGATTAGGCAACTTTTTACTTGTTTTGGTTGGACTATTTGGTTGTCCATGTGTAGAAATTATTGAGAAGAAATGAAGCTTTCGATATTACGAGATTATGTATTATTTCAACTTGATAGTATCATCTGGAATTCTATTTGAAGTATTTCAAGTAGATAAGTCCTCTGCAGTTTTGTTTGAGGCGGAAGAAGAGTTGAAATTCTTTTTGTAGGCTTGTCAGCATTTAAGAGGATTATGCAAAGCATAATGCACTTTGCTTGTGAATAGAAGGAAGAGCAGCAAGCAATTACAGCTTTATTAATGCAACATTTTCGGCAATATTTGATCCATTTATTAGCTCTGGAACTTTTAAAGACTAGTATCCATTCTCTTGCATTGTTTATGGATCAACTAAAGCTGGAATTCATTTAGGTGAAAAATATTTCTCAGATCAAATGACTAAGAAAAATTACTTGCTATTTTTTAAAAGACGAATTTTAGACCTTGAGAATCTTATTAATATAACTTCActttttatacataaatttaaaaaataactctTTCTTTAACATCACAACTAAAtaataaacaattaatttttttattttcaaaaaaagggAATTTTActgataaataaatttcataagtttttttttcttttaagctgctattttttctaaaaaaaaagctatagcaataatttatattttaattttaaatatttatattacttaGTCTCAATAATATTAGTTGTTGAGAATCATACGTTTCTTCTGATCAAATGAAGACTAGCATGCATAATCATTTCTGAGAACTGGAGAGGAAAGAATGTGTAGCCGAGTGCCCAAGCCTTGGTAATTTGTCAATCTACTGGAAACCTACCAGCACAAGTAGTTGGGATGTAAATGAATGGAATGAAATCAAATTGTTATTGGACTGATCATCAAATATCTCATGAACAGCTAGATTCATTTACAACTCTTCTTCAATTTTGACTTCTGTAACACAGAAACGGCAACTAGCTGGTaagaaaaacaagaaaatacATTTTTGATTACTTGGAAAATGGAACATAAAACTGTGCCAGAAGCATGGCACTTGAAGAGAATGACCATCGATTTCACTCAAGAAGAAGCCTGTGAAAATATACAAAGCTAGTTATTTGAAGAACTTTTCCTGCTctattctttttccttttcctctCTTACAACTAGGCCAACTTTGCATTTACATGTCTATTTAAAGACGGGGCATCCTTTAACTGCGATACCAGGTGCAGTTGGACATGATGCCAAAGGACAGTGATCAATTTCTGTACCCCACCACTTCAAATTTTTGCCTTCGTTTTGCAAAGCAAAGAACAACAATACACCCATGAAAGCTGTTCCGGCATCCAATGCCGCAGATAGAACATAGTTATACTTCTGCCACCAGTGTTTGCGATATCGGAATACAAAGTAATTGAAGATTGTTCCAGTGATCAGCCAGCTTGCTATATTGGTGGGAGTTGCAGGTGGCATTCCAGCGAACCCATAAGATATAACTGGTATATTTATCAGTGGAATCCATTTCTTCTCAGGGAACATTTTGCTCAGTATCCAGACTGGTACCGGCAAGAACGCACCAATAAGGAATAGCCATACCAAATTCCGATACATCCCTCCAGGTCCAAAGAGTCGTCTCGGACCAATCAGACCCCAGATGACAGAAGCATCAAAAGTAACTCGGTATTTAGGACAGGTCCAAGGACTTTCAGGATGGAGTGATTCAACATCACAGATGTTTTCAATATTCTCCAACATCCACCATGCAACTGCAAGATTGACAGTTCCAGCAACCAGAGTTCCCACCAACTAGCAAACCAACCACCGAACTGTTAGTGTTTCGCTATAAAAAGCAAACATTTCAAACGCTCAACTGCAAAAGTTTCAGGTAGATGCAATACCTGAGCCACATACATGCACCGTGGTGGTATTTTCATGTAATGCCCAAGTTTAAGGTCAGATAAGAAAGAAAGAGCATGGACTGTGCTAATTCGCCCATAAATCTTGAAAAGCAAATTTGCAATTGGTTCCCCTGGAAGAACATACCCAATTATGAACTGTGCTATTATGTCGTATCCTGGTTGCTGCATTGTAGAAACAATAACATAATGAGGCAAAACTCGAGTATTCCATTTGTTTATCATTTTTGCATCAAAGTAAATTCCTATGTGGGGAGGCAAAGAAGAGGAAAGACCAAAAAATTGGGGAAGTTAGTTGCAGTACCTGGTTGGTAGTTGCTTGAATGACCCCAATAGGAAGAGTAACAATCCACGCCAAGCCAAAGGCAAATAACATACCCCACCATGGCAGCTGTACATCTTTTTTCCATACAAAAGACATCAATAGAGATAGGACAATGCTCCCTATCAGTAGAATGTAGAACCACCATTCAGGCACTTCTTTGTAACTTTTCATCAATTTTGCATGAATGTCCAATTTCACATTTTTCATGGCTGATCTACTTTGTCTCAGAATATCTCTGAACAATGGAAACCATGCATTACGTCAATTCTTCAAGATTCCAGTGTAAAGTGCATTAACATTTCACTGACAAGCATGGTAAATTGAACAGAATATTACTACTGTATGAAACTAGCAATTAGAAAGCAGCATACCTTCCATGAAACAGTGCCACGTGAGTGAGAGTCGCCGTAAACCTTGCAAATCCTGATCCAATCGACAGGGCAAAAAGAGGGCTAAGATAGAGCTTCCCATAACTATCATAAGCAGGTACATTGAGTTGATAATCTGGGGTCAAGATCTTTGTGGTATCATACTTGTGACCACTGGAAGTGAACAGCTGATTAGAGAATATTGGAAACTTCCGAGCATCAAAAGTGTTGTACTTCCAATAACACAGAGGAACTATTATGTAGATAAACATCACAAAGCCAACCCCAACATTGAGAATGGAAGACCAGGGTGCC includes:
- the LOC110621362 gene encoding oligopeptide transporter 3, which codes for MASKSQTPAGGGLEGENFTNGGSQEHESCPIEEVALVVPETDDPTLPVMTFRAWFLGLTSCVLLIFLNTFFTYRTQPLTISAILMQIGVLPIGKFMARTLPTKEYKIFGWGFTLNPGPFNIKEHVIITIFANCGVSYGGGDAYSIGAITVMKAYYKQSLSFICGLLIILTTQILGYGWAGMLRRYLVDPVEMWWPANLAQVSLFRALHEKETKSKGMSRMRFFLIVMTASFLYYALPGYLFPILTFFSWVCWVWPHSITAQQVGSGYHGLGIGAFTLDWAGISAYHGSPLVAPWSSILNVGVGFVMFIYIIVPLCYWKYNTFDARKFPIFSNQLFTSSGHKYDTTKILTPDYQLNVPAYDSYGKLYLSPLFALSIGSGFARFTATLTHVALFHGRDILRQSRSAMKNVKLDIHAKLMKSYKEVPEWWFYILLIGSIVLSLLMSFVWKKDVQLPWWGMLFAFGLAWIVTLPIGVIQATTNQQPGYDIIAQFIIGYVLPGEPIANLLFKIYGRISTVHALSFLSDLKLGHYMKIPPRCMYVAQLVGTLVAGTVNLAVAWWMLENIENICDVESLHPESPWTCPKYRVTFDASVIWGLIGPRRLFGPGGMYRNLVWLFLIGAFLPVPVWILSKMFPEKKWIPLINIPVISYGFAGMPPATPTNIASWLITGTIFNYFVFRYRKHWWQKYNYVLSAALDAGTAFMGVLLFFALQNEGKNLKWWGTEIDHCPLASCPTAPGIAVKGCPVFK